The Serinus canaria isolate serCan28SL12 chromosome 18, serCan2020, whole genome shotgun sequence region ccgGAATTGGTGCTTGGATGCTGGAGGGTGCAGGGAGGTGGCGGTGGAGTCAACAcccctgggggtgctgagggaCAGGCCGGTGAAGCTCAGTGCCGGCTGGGTGACACGGCTGTTTGCTCCCAGGCTGGACTCCCAGGTCCCTTCCTGTCATTCCGCGGTCCCCGCTGGGTGTTTGTCCGTCATTCCGTCAGTAATTCCGCCAGGGTTTCTCTGCGGGGTTCTTATCCTCCCCGGGAGCCCCGTGTGCTGTGTCTGAACGTGCCCTCCCGGGTGATGAGCGTGACCCGAATTGCAGCAGACGTGCTGGAAGGATGCgctgggaggagagcagcgACATCCCCGAGCCAGCCCCGTGCTCCCCCCGGCCcggagccctgctctcccacccacatccctgtccttcctggagagcagagccctctTCTCCCATGGGcacatccctgtccttcccGGGAGGAGCAGAGTCCTGCTCTTCCCCCGGcacatccctgtccttcctggagagcagagccctctTCTCCCATGGGcacatccctgtccttcccgggaggagcagagccctgctctcccacccacatccctgtccttcccGGGAGGAGCAGagtcctgctctcccctccgcacatccctgtccttccctggaggagcagagccctgctctcccccgTCTCATCCCTAtccccagagggagcagagctgagctctcccaCCCACATCCAGCTCAGCGCTGGGAGTGACTCAGGGCTTCTCTCTTCCCCTGCCTTGACTTGCTCACAAGTGCAGGGGTTTGAATGCCTGTGGCATTTGTTGCCTGAGAGATGGTTAAATGCAAGAAACTGCTGTAGAAGAGTTCCCTggataaatttttttcttcctttacatttttttccaaccCCCCCCAACCAAGAAACAATTCTTTGTTGAGGAAGGAATCTCTCTGCTGAGAGCTGGTGGCCTTTCCAAGGTCAGTGTTTTGTTAGACATATCAGTAACTGTAAGAGGAAGAAGCTGTCCCAAGGCAGAAAAGAGTCTGGGAAGCTTTCAGATGttttggaaggggctgcccagggaggtggtggagcccccatccatccctggaggtgttcatggagctcctggatgtggcactcagtgctctgctctggttgACAAGGTGATGATTAGTCAGAGGttgacttgatgatctcagaggtcttttccaacctcagtaaTTCTGTGcttctatatttatttatttaaatgtcagTTTGATGTGTTTGCAGTGTGACTGCACGGACAGGCTGGTTGATGGTTAACTGTGTCTGCACAGGATGTGGCAGAGGTGGGTAAAGAGTGTGGATCTGGGATAAATGGTGTTAGGTCTGCTCTGGAGGAGTTCCCCTGTACTgtctcctggctgagctgtgcatttctgtgttgttttatatgtggaggcagagccctggtgagaaggtttaataatttaattaaacttGTCACTGGGAGTCCCAGAAGTGAAGGAAGAGTTCAGAGGCAGTGTTTGAGTCAGTGTTTGTcagccttccttcctcttcaggGGGaaccctcctttttttcctccctgatcTTTAGAGTTTGCAGATACGTAAGAAGGTGGAgaaggacagaggagagaaaggaaaataagcaaGTGGAGAGAAAGCACGAGACTGATGATGTCTGCGACCTTGGTGTCACAAGGAATCTTGtctctggagatgctgctggcagcagactGCCAAGAAGTACAGCAACAAAGCACAGTTTATGCCCTCAGTCCATTACATTGGTGTTTAGAGGTGCCAGGAAAGTCAGactgcagaaaggaaatggTATTTTTGCAGCCCTTGATGTTTGTGACACTGCAAACACCATCACAATAAACTGGGGAGTGTGTTCACaagctgcctgccctgctgtgctgccctgaccCCAGGCAAAGCCAGGCCCATCAGAGCAGATTTTTCATCATGTGCTTGTGTCCCTCCAGGCTCTTCTGTCCTCACAGCTTAGTGGAAGGTTGTGGTGGTTCCTTCTCCTGATCAACATAGAGTTTGGGgggttatttttaatattctgttaGTATTCTGTTAATATTATGTTTTATATTCTGGTTAATATTCTGTTCAGAGTCCCTCTCTGCTGGGGACTGGCCTGGGATCCATTTTGGGGGGTATTTTTCAAATCCATTTTACCCCCCCAGCACTGGTAGAACTTCAGAGCTGTAAAAGCAACAGAATCCAGTCCTTTGGGCAGGAATCCTGCTGAGTGCTTTTTCCCTTGGAATTCCTTGGGCACTGTGTGGTGCCCAGAAGCATGTCACCCTCTGGCCACCACCCTCCCAGGAGGTGCTGTCATCATGGTTTGGATTCTGGGGTGACAGGCAGGCCCGGGGGacctggagctgtccctggtgcaggctgtgtgtgccacaGCCTCCCAGGTAAGCcattgctgctgccaggggtgcCCTGGCGTTCCTCAAGGCTTgaactgaaagcagcagagctgtggaggtGGCTGGGTGCTCTCCAGAGGGGTTCAGGTCCTGGCAGCCCatgccagctgccagcctgctctgggggaggatCAGAGcttctgctgcccagcacacctcaccagcctgcccaggagggagcagagactGAGGCAGGGACAAGCAAATCCTTTCCACAGGCTGACTCTCCTGCTCAGTTTGCTGTTTGCTCCTGTCTGTGTGGATTCATCCCTCTGGAGTtcctgggaacagagctgggagcaaaTTGTCCCCGTGCTCAGGCCAGGGTGTTCTGGGATGTGCACATCTCCAGGAGCCTTTCCTCCccctctgcaggtgctgagcctgcagcaggagcaccaaCTTCTCCTTTTTAGTCACTTCAGTGAGGTTACTTGGCAAGGAGCAGAGGTCAACTGTCTGAAACTTCCCATCTTtatgaaagcaaataaatgttttaaatataaaattctgATACTTTTTGTAGTCGTAGAAGAGAAGAGGCTTTTTGCATCAGCGCCTTTCTTCTGGTTTCAAGGTTTCCAGCCCAGTGCTGGCTCACTCTTCAAGGGTTTTCCTGTGACTGGATATCAAATATTCACCAGACAGATGAGTCCTGGCCATGTGGTGCAGAGCAGACATGTTATATTTGATTAATGAGGCTGTTGAGATAACAAGGCTTTGCTGTGTGGTGCTTGGTTTATCTTAAAGGCTTCTCTGAATTTGGCACCAAGTTCTGCAGGTAGGATTGGTTATCTCctgcctcctgtgctgcccaAATTGGAAATGCAGGATTTATTATTGCAGCAGAGCGAGGAGCCTTGTGCTGACGCTGTGCTCGCTgactttcttctcttcctgagAGCTCCCGTGCTGCTGTTGTAAGAGAGAAGGAGGCATTTGTTGTGGTTCACTCGAGAACATTCAGTTCAGAAATAGAACTGCAGGGGAAGGTTCACTTCCCAGAGGTTCAGTTTCATCCCAGCCGTCGATGCAGGCACACATCCAAGCGCCGATGGAAATCCGCCGGCTCCCGTTCCAGCACGGGCAGAACGAGCCCAAATTGATTGGTGAAATCTGATCTGTGCcttctgcttgtttgttttccatcttcGAATAAGTCCTTGCACGTTTGCTCTGAGTTTTGGCTGAAGGGCTCGGGTTACCTTGCTGTGAGTCTTGGTTGGGTTTGCGGGGAGAAAATCAAGAgctttgggagctgcaggttACCTGTTGGTCCTCGAGGTCTGAGAAGGTGAAGAATGATGGAAACAAggtttcttctgcttttctgcccATGAATCAgcaaaaaggaggaagaggaagaagagctgGCTGTGGACAGTCCTTCCTGCTGTGCGTGGCAGCTCTGGATGGTGCCAGCCCTCGGTGACGGAGTCATTGCCTCCGAGAAGGGGGGactggcagccagcaggcacTTGGACACTTTGTGATAGCCAGAGTGGGTCGTTATCTCCAGAGCTGAAGGCCACATGTGAGCTTGGCAGAACTTCTTGATCAAGTCCTGTTAGAGCTGGTTGCTTGTTTAATTCCAAAGGTCAGTGGACATTTGTGGTGCCTTGAAGGGAGGGGGGATCAGCCAAGCATGGCTGGGGGAGTTCAGCCCTGTGGTTGGTCCTGTTTGAGTGGccttgctttgcttctgcttaaATTTTCATGTTTGGTGTCTGAAAATCTTGGACAAATGGGGTTGcaaggaagaaagcagaaaaatatacagaaaaatgATCTGTTCATGAAGATCAAATAATATTCATTCTCTTTCTATGACAGTGTTTATGAGCTGGTTTTAAATGGGAAAGTGGGAGGCAATTAAAAAGAGGAGGAATTCTTTCTGCAGCCACTTGAGATGCTACAGGTACATCTGGGGTGAATTGAATTGCTCTAAGTCATCCCTGCCGTGACGTGTGAGGGACTGGGTGACTTtgagagcagggaggagtgGATTCCCCTCTGTGGGAAGGGGTGGGTCCCAGCTGAGAGTCATGTTGGATTTCAGGCTGAGTGTTTTGGTCTTAGATTTCATCCCAAGCTCCGCCGCAGTCACATGGAGAGCCTGGGAAGCTTCTTTAAGGTACGGTGTTACACTTCAAGCTGTGTTTGTGCGTTCATGCCTTAGCTGGAAGGTGGCTCCGGAGAGGTTTGGGCTTGGCCTTGAATGCAAGATTGCTTGAATTGCTTGGAAAATCCTGTCTGCATGTTAGTTTGGTTATTTCTGGTGCATTCTTGAGCCTCTGGCTCTCCTGATATCCGGAGAATACTGCTCCTCTCATTTTAAGGATGCTTTCGAGTTGGGAAAACAGATTTGTCCTGTACAAACCCCTCTGGATTTAGACAAGTTCTTAACCTCCACACTGTGTTTTTTTAGAGTCATTGCAGCGTGGAGaagttctttccttttcacagtggagagctgctgggtcCTGCTGACTTTGTCGGGGGGGGCTCAAAAGGAGCCCCGGTGTTTTGAAGGTAGTTCTTGTCTGGGAGCAGctttggagctggagctgtgcccacgGAGCTGTGCTTTCCCAGGGCACTGTGTGAATGCTAAGCTGTGATGGAATGAATTTGAGGGGGCAGCAGCATAAGCCTGCTCTCATTTTCCCTGGAAGACGCTGCTGCATTGTCTTGTCTGCTCCCTGAAAGCCTCAGTGTTGTTTGTCAAAGGCTGGATTCTGCAAGTGCCACGTATGCAAAGAAGCCCTGAATAGGAAGGACTGGCCGTGCTGGTTCTCAGCTCCTGACAGAATTCCCAGGGCCAGGACAACAGGCAGCAGGCTGAGGCAAAGCACTTTTTGTTCAACTCTTGGTATTCCGTGGGCATCCGCTCTCCCACACACGAGATGTGTGGAGTTTTCTGGCTGTGTTCTGATAACTCCTGGGATTTGCTCTCAGTTTGCACAATCCCTGTTTTTGTGGGTCGTTCTGAGGGAATGGGCAGAGGTTGGCAGAGTGAAGGATTTTCCCATGGCCACgtgtgtgctgggagcaggtcTGAAGTGTCAGcatcccccagctcccaggtTTGGCTGTGAAGCACCGTGTTTGCAGGGTGGCTGTGTGCTCTAATCCCTTTGTCCTGCCCCTTGTGGGGATACAAAAAGCAggataaaatagaaataaaataataaagaatgcAAAAAGCAGGATGTgggtgctggagctcagcagtgcaCGCTGGTGTTGGCATCTGCAGCAGGGATTCATGCAGAGCAGTCAgcagatcccaaatccctgctggtGGCATTAGGGATGGTgggacacaggagcaggagcagtcaTCACCTACCACTCCCTTCAGCAAGCAGGatgagagagctggggaaggtctGTGTGGGTTGGGAAGGAAGAATTCCTGCCCAGAATTCCTGAGGCAGCACTGGGCTGAATCTCCTCCCTCCGGTGTGTGGAAGGAGAAGGTGCTGGACAGGGAGTGGGGAGCAAACACACCTCCTGTCCTTGggagccccaggcagcccctcctggtcttgcccaggctgctgtgctcgAAGGGATCCCTCAGATGTTGATTGCCAAGGGTGTGCCCCGTGTGAGCAGACAGGAAGGAGTCTTGTGCCTTATCTCAGCTACTTCTAGGAAATGATGTAAGACACTTCCttgtaaaagcttttttctAGCCACATCCTGAATTTTACTGACAGCCAGCTTGGCTGCTCACCTTTtgagcccagctcctcctgagctgtgggagctgagcctgTGTTGTGCTTTATCTGGTTTATTCTGGGGTGGatgtgctccctgctgctctgagcctctCTGGTTAGAACTGGTCAGGGAGAGGTTGGAGGGGTTTGTGCAAGGGTTGGATCAGTGCTTGACaagtgctggggacagcacccagcagtgccctgtcctggcaggggaaatcactgcccaggagctgctgggcacacctgagctgTGTCAGGTGTCTGCTCCaactgcccaggagctgctgggcacacctgagctgTGTCTGGTGTCTGCTCCaactgcccaggagctgctgggcacacctgagctgTGTCTGGTGTCTGCTCCaactgcccaggagctgctgggcacacctgagctgTGTCAGGTGTCTGCTCCATGCTCCCACCGtggaactgcagcagctggggcaagAATGCTGAGCTccacatccacagcttctgCACAGGGCTTGGGATCTGTCCCTGTGGAGTGGCTGAGCTGCCTTGGTAACGGCTGATGCAAGTGCTCCCAAAGAAAAGCCTGTGTGAAATGTGTGGTGGAAGGGCTCCACAGGTGCTGCTCATTTTCTCAGTGCAGGAGAGGAAAGCCCATCCcttctgctgagccctggcatgTTTGCTTCTGCAGTAAAGCTGTGCAGTTAAATAAACCCAGTGTGAGACTGGAGGTGGTTTTGAGGTGCTTGGCACTCTGTGGATCAGTTGGCTCTTGGCTTGTGgcagctgcaggctcagctgaGAGCCACTGTGCCACTTCTGCCTCGCTGTGCTTGGCCTGGCTGCCCTCTGACGAAAGCAGGGCATTGTTCTGGCCCACTTTGAGGTGTCAGAAATGTGGGTCACTGAGATACAGAACACATCAGTGTGACAATTTTAGCCTGAGGGGACAGAGTTGGCTGGGAAGTGATGGCTGTTAGAGTCAGGACTTTTAGGTCAGCTCTCCTGATCAATGGACTCGGTGCAGGCGTTGTTCACAGCCTCTGCTTGGAGCTTGGGTTCACCCCATTCTTTTTTTGGGTGGTGAGGACAGAATTTGAGGCTTGGCtttgtgaagagaaaaaaaaaaatgccttaaaGAGCTGTGGGATTGCCTGGGGAGGGCTCAGCAATGGTGCCTCTCCTGGCTGGGGTCTGAGCATTCTCCTGGTCCTGCTCTGCATTTTATCTCCTTCATCACCTCTGAGACCTGGCGTGTGCTGAGGCCTCTGAAGTGTCCCCTAGACCATATAAAGCCATAAAAACCACACCAAAGCTGTGCTGGGTTGTGTTTCTTGTGCTGGCTGATAGCCTGGGCAGGTCCAAGAAAGCAGGATCCTCATGGAGAGGGGATCTCCAGTGCCTTGGTGTGGGAAACTTCTCTGAACACTCCTCTGTGAGGTGACCATGTCATTTCAGGGACAGGCTGATTTTCCTGGACCACGTGGATAATTCCTGTTACCTGTGACACAAGTGGGAATTAGCCAGGACTTGCTGCAGGAAGAATAAGTTGAGTTGTGatgtgcacacagagctgtttgTGGTTACCCTCACTTGGAGGGCtcatcctccttccctgcactcAAAGCAGCCTCAGTCAGTCACTGTGTGGTGGCAGGAGGCAAAATCTCTTCAGAACATTTAATGAAGTGGAAACTGATGGCTAAATTTGAGTGTGTGACCAGCTGTGGGCCTGAGAGGGCTTGTGGCACCACTGGAGTTTTGGTGGCAGCTACAAAATACAACCAGACCTCCTGCTCTCattccaggctgctgcacaAGCCCTTGCAGAGGCTGGGTAAAGTCCTGGGGCTCCTTGGGGCAGGTCTGAGTGCTGGATGAGCCTGGCAGGGACTCCTGGCATCTGGCTGTGGGTGCCAGTCCTGGTGCCTGGAAAGCCCAGGACTGAGCAGAGGTTTTGGGCTGGTCTGCCCAGCTTTGTCCTGAGTTTATCCCTGTGTTTGTGTCCTGCAGGTCGTGTTGATCATGGACAGTGAAGAAATCCCTACTTTTTCGAGTCCAAAGGAGGAAACTGCCTATTGGAAAGAGCTTTCCTTGAAGTACAAGCAAAGGTATTGTGGATTTGCAAGCTGAAGTTGGTTCTTAATGACCAGGATTTGGATCTTAATGATGGCTGTTTAATCTGCTCCTCTGCAAGGCCACACCAAGATGGTCATTAGATACTTCAGAGAAAACCTGTGAGAAGAGAATTCTCTGGCAAGGATTTCCAGCTTTAAAATTTCCATCTCTGTGGGAGCTGAGTGTTTCTTGCCCAGTGTCACCATGCCAAGAACTGCAGGCTATGTTTTGAGCATGTTTGAGCAAGAGCAGATCCTTGCTATGATCATGTGCACCTTTGTGTAATTAAAGTGCTGCCTTGAGTGGTATCTTGATGTTTTATCACAAGAAGGCGCCTTTGGGCTTGCCTTTATCGTTGCTGTTCCCTCGAGCTCTTGCAGTGCAGTGACTGCTGTGAAAAGTGCCTGATTTGGAGTCTGCTGCATTTTATTCAGGTGTTCCAtagctcctgctcctgcctgtgcccatgGTTTGCATCTCTTAGGGACACAGGGCTTTGGCACCAAAAGtgccaggagaagctgctctctggagcagtgctgtgcatctgggggggattggggtgggctgaggtttttttggagTTAAATCCCTCTCAAGCCCAAAGAGCccaaggtttttttgtttggtttggggttttttgggaggaACTTGTTGGGAATGTGGAGGGGCCTGTCTGTGTGGAGAACCCTGAGCTGTTCTTGTGGGTCAGAAATTCCATCTGAGGCACCTCTGGATGTGTTGTTGCCCAAAGCCTCGGTGGTTTCCTCTGCTGCTCGCTCAGGGCTCAGCTATTACCTGTGGTAAAGATGCAAATTTAATAAGCAAAGTATGTGGAGTGGCTGCTTCTGGTATTTATTAACTCACACTGGTATGAGGTAGGCATGTCCTGCCCTCCTGACTCCGCAGGATTTTTACAAACTTTAATTTTCCAGCAAGTGCACAGATGCAGAAACTGTTGTTCTCTCTTCAGCTGCTGACCAAAAATCTGGTTAAATGTTTGCTTAATTCATGGTCTGTTCCATAAAGTCTGCCAGCAGTGAAAGCTAATGGAGCACAAAGTGCTTCTCAGGCTCCTTGAATCCTGGAAATAGCTTTGATTCCACACAGGCATTCAAGGTGGCTGCTGGGTTTGATGTAAGAGAATTAATTTCCTTCAATAGCTTAGCTTAATGTAATTTCTCTATTTTCccattcttctttttcccctcagaggCCTATGGATGACACTAAAGTGCTTTAGAACTCGtggttttcagctttttctttgagAAGAGCTGCAGGTTTTGTTGTAacttgggagctgctggttttcCCACTGATGCAATCCTCTCCTTGCAGCTTCCAGGAGGCTCGTGAAGAGCTGGCTGAGTTccaggagggaagcagggaattgGAAGCTGAGTTGGAGGCACAGCTAGTGCAAGCTGAGCAGAGGAACAGAGATTTGCAAGCAGATAACCAAAGACTGAAATATGAAGTGGAAACATTAAAGGTAGGTTTTCTGTGTGGtagggctgcttttcctttcagctccACCTTGGATTTTGAATCgtctgggctgctcctgggcactgaATTCCCAAATTCAAAAGGATTTGTCTGGTTAAGATCCACACTGAAGCATGGCATGTACCCCAAATAAGGCCAGGGAAACTTCTGGCAGAATTTTTCTTGTTCACGTCATGAAACGTGGTCCTGGAGCTTGTGCTGCTTTGAattccccaggctgtgccagggaggagtTTATTTGTTCCATTGGGAACAGCAGCATAGCaacagggcacagcccagtggGTCTGGGCAGCCACTGCCTTGTCACCTGTCTTTGCAAACCAGTCTTGGTGGCCTCAGGGTCTCCCTGCTCTCATGAGACCCCCAAGACAGCAGAAATTAGGTGATCTGTGCACCTCTCTCAGGGAGCCTCCACAGCCACTCACAGCTGTATCTGTGGAGCCAGGAATTGCTGAAGGGTCTGCAAAATTGCTGCCTCTGTGCTAACAAGTGCTTGCCTCTTGTAATCCTGAGAAAACATCATTTTGGGCAGTCTTGGCTTATTGAGTGAAGGCAGAGGTTAGACATTCACTCAGGGGAAGGAGGGTTGATGGGGTTGCTTTGTGTCTCCAGTCCCAGCTGTACTTGCAGGGTCAGGATGTGTTTTAGGAGCTCAGGAGTTCCTCCATAGGCCCTCAGAGGGTTTTTGGCAGTGAGTTCTTCTCCAGTGGGCCTGGAGGTTTTGTGACAGATTTCAGTGGCCCATTTCTGCCACTGGACACATCACAGTTTCTGCAGTCGGGGTGGGTGCTGTCAGGgcagaggcacagaggggaggCTGTCAGGGCAGAGGCACAGAACTGTGCACTTGGgtttctccctgccctcctgcagcagctgtcagtgcaggctgaggggagcagatgcagggctgcatccctgagaggcagctgtgccatggggagGTGGCTGCCTGCCATTCTGCACTGGGGCCAGCTCTGAGGCTCACAGcctgttccttctccctctccagtTTCTGCTCTGAATTACCAGCACTCCCAAACCAGCATTCTGCACACAGAGTGACACTTTCTGTCCCCTTTTCGTGCTGATGGCTtggccagtgccagcagctgatGTTTATCTCCCTGTCCTTTGTTTCAGGAGAAACTGGAGCACCAGTATGCCCAGAGTTACAAGCAGGTGTCCTTGTTGGAGGATGACCTGAGCCAGACAAGGGCCATCAAAGACCAGCTGCACAAATATgtgagggagctggagcaggccAACGATGACCTGGAACGTGCCAAGAGGTGAAGGCTGCAAACCCCCTCTTCCCTTCAGCTTTGCACCACAAAGATCTTCTCTTTGCTGCTCAGCTCAAGCATTTCATTGTCCCTCAAAGGGAAAACAACAAtcagaaaaaccccaagcacCCCCAAGAGTTTGGGTTCTTTGAGCAGTGCAGTTGCCCCCCATCATCAGCTGGTTCCTGttgcagcaggaggggcagtgtggtttgtgctgctgtgaggagccagcccagagccagccaggCCCCCACACTGCCCCTGAGCCCAGTGACTGATagttgtgctgctgctgcctcagagccCCTTTGAAGTCAGAGTCTCCTGCTTTCCATGTCCCTCTTAAGtcagccaggccagaggagtGTCCTGGtgcttgcagagcagctggagggagcagtCCTGCCCTTTCCAAGCTCTGGAAtgagcaggctgctgctggcaacACCCAGTCTAGGAGGAGGTCATGCTTCCCTTCTGCTGAGTGGGAATTCTGCCATTGattcagggagagcaggaatgagCCTCTGGCCATCTGGAGAAAAGGTCtgagagctgagccctgcttgCACAAGGCTCTTAAGCTCATGACTAACTTTTGGCACTGGTTTTGGGAGGATTGGGTCTGAGGTCATGTcgcaggctctgctgcccaccTGGCTGGGtgtgcctgtgcagagccctgagagcacagccccacctgggctggggcactgATTAATGCTCAGCTTGGGGGCAtggctgggggaagaggagctctgggctggctcttTCCCACCTCCTTGGTACCTCTCTGAGAGCCAGACGCGATCGTGTTCTTCTCATCCTTTGCTCCTTTTCTTTGATTGCTCCTTTCTGAGAAGCATTTCCCTGGCTTTCAGGTGCTTCCCTTGAACACAGCCCTGCTAACGTTTTCCTTCTGTTATGCTTCTGAATAAGCTTTTATGCTGGCTGAGCTGAAGAACCTAATATTCTGGATTTTGTTTCTAGGGCGACAATAGTTTCATTGGAAGACTTTGAACAAAGGCTGAACCAAGCTATtgagagaaatgcattttt contains the following coding sequences:
- the NDEL1 gene encoding nuclear distribution protein nudE-like 1 isoform X2 — translated: MESLGSFFKVVLIMDSEEIPTFSSPKEETAYWKELSLKYKQSFQEAREELAEFQEGSRELEAELEAQLVQAEQRNRDLQADNQRLKYEVETLKEKLEHQYAQSYKQVSLLEDDLSQTRAIKDQLHKYVRELEQANDDLERAKRATIVSLEDFEQRLNQAIERNAFLESELDDKESLLVSVQRLKDEARDLRQELAVRERQQEVTRKSAPSSPTLDCEKMDSAVQASLSLPATPVGKGSENSFPSPKAIPNGFGTSPLTPSARISALNIVGDLLRKVGALESKLAACRNFAKDQASRKSYISGNVSSAVLGSNGTKYPHPGHTSFFDKG